In the Colwellia sp. 20A7 genome, one interval contains:
- a CDS encoding tryptophan halogenase family protein, producing the protein MTNKIKNVVIAGGGTAGWMAAAAFSKLIGKNLNITLVESDEIATVGVGEATIPPIKTFHRLLGINEQEIMRATNATFKLGIEFENWGLQDSKYIHSFGATGKECWAGEFHHFWLHGLRKGIKADFGDYCYELQAAKAHKFALSNNTPINYAYHLDATLYAKYLRKFSENLGVTRLEGKIQQVNKDSKTGNISSLSLASGQLVEGDFFIDCTGFRGLLIEQALHTGFDDWSHWLPCDRAVAVQTKTVSSPLPYTRSIAHKSGWQWQIPLQNRVGNGLVYCSKYCSDEEAISTIKANIEGEMITEPRVIKFNTGRRRKGWNKNCVALGLSSGFIEPLESTSIHLIMSGVIRLLRLFPFEGICQSTIDEYNSKLDSELNAVRDFIVLHYKTTEREDTDFWLHCKTMEIPPSLHHKIKLFKETGRVFLDDGDIFRVDSWTQVLIGQGIIPKQYHTIAEVMSDKELESFMSNMKDSITNAVEKLPSHAEFLDKYCKA; encoded by the coding sequence ATCACCCTAGTGGAGTCTGACGAAATTGCTACGGTTGGTGTGGGTGAAGCGACGATTCCACCCATCAAAACATTTCACAGGTTACTTGGCATTAATGAACAAGAAATAATGCGAGCAACCAACGCTACTTTTAAACTCGGTATAGAGTTTGAAAACTGGGGACTACAAGACTCAAAATACATCCACTCTTTTGGCGCCACAGGCAAAGAGTGTTGGGCCGGTGAGTTTCACCATTTTTGGCTACATGGTCTTCGTAAAGGAATAAAGGCCGACTTTGGTGATTACTGTTATGAGCTACAGGCAGCAAAAGCACATAAATTCGCTTTATCAAATAATACTCCAATAAATTATGCTTATCACCTTGACGCTACCCTGTATGCAAAGTATTTACGAAAATTTAGTGAGAATTTAGGGGTTACTCGTCTCGAAGGAAAGATTCAACAAGTCAATAAAGATAGTAAAACGGGGAATATAAGTTCACTCTCTTTAGCCTCAGGACAACTGGTAGAAGGCGATTTCTTTATCGATTGTACCGGCTTTCGTGGGCTTTTAATTGAACAAGCGCTTCATACTGGGTTTGATGATTGGTCACACTGGTTACCGTGTGATAGAGCTGTAGCAGTACAAACTAAAACTGTTTCATCACCTTTACCTTATACACGTTCAATTGCCCATAAAAGTGGCTGGCAGTGGCAAATACCGTTGCAAAATCGCGTAGGTAATGGCTTAGTGTATTGTAGTAAGTATTGTTCCGACGAAGAAGCAATAAGTACCATAAAAGCTAATATTGAAGGAGAGATGATTACCGAGCCTAGAGTGATAAAATTTAACACAGGCCGACGCCGCAAAGGTTGGAACAAAAACTGTGTTGCTTTAGGCTTATCAAGTGGTTTTATCGAACCGCTGGAATCAACAAGTATTCATTTAATAATGTCTGGTGTGATCCGGTTATTACGCTTATTTCCTTTTGAAGGTATCTGCCAATCAACTATTGACGAATACAATAGTAAACTTGATTCAGAGCTGAATGCTGTTCGTGACTTTATTGTTTTACACTATAAAACAACCGAACGCGAAGATACTGATTTCTGGTTACATTGTAAAACTATGGAAATACCTCCTTCTTTACACCATAAAATAAAGCTATTTAAAGAGACTGGTCGTGTATTTTTAGATGATGGAGATATATTCAGGGTCGATTCATGGACTCAAGTGTTAATTGGCCAAGGAATAATACCAAAACAATATCATACAATAGCTGAGGTTATGAGTGATAAGGAATTAGAAAGCTTTATGAGTAACATGAAAGACTCAATTACCAATGCTGTTGAGAAGCTACCCAGTCACGCAGAGTTCTTAGATAAATATTGCAAAGCCTGA